In Streptomyces canus, one DNA window encodes the following:
- a CDS encoding MmcQ/YjbR family DNA-binding protein, which yields MPDAEDVRRVALSLPDTTEKIAWSMPTFRVAGKMFATLPEDETSIAVRCPKEERDELVLAEPGKFWIADHEAQFAWVRARLAAIEDEGELRDILADSWRQAAPSGLLDAYPGLGLPDPPRG from the coding sequence ATGCCGGACGCCGAAGACGTACGTCGTGTCGCCCTGTCCCTGCCGGACACGACGGAGAAGATCGCCTGGAGCATGCCCACGTTCCGGGTCGCGGGGAAGATGTTCGCCACGCTGCCCGAGGACGAGACCTCCATCGCCGTGCGCTGTCCGAAGGAGGAGCGCGACGAGTTGGTGCTGGCCGAGCCGGGGAAGTTCTGGATCGCCGACCACGAGGCGCAGTTCGCGTGGGTGCGCGCCCGCCTCGCCGCGATCGAGGACGAGGGTGAACTGCGGGACATCCTCGCCGATTCCTGGCGGCAGGCGGCGCCGTCCGGGCTGCTCGACGCGTATCCGGGGCTGGGGCTGCCCGATCCGCCCAGGGGGTGA
- a CDS encoding GNAT family N-acetyltransferase: MIVTRLDEVRLLHRVDELADLLVDTVDGGASIGFLAPMDRAAAVAWWKERAGAVAAGCLAVWAADNGHRAVGTVSLAFPDKPNSRHRAELVKLMVHRDARGHGLGRRLLGTAEEAARAAGITLLHLDTETDSPAERLYGGAGWTRAGVIPDYAADPGGVLRPTTLYYKRLRATAATR, from the coding sequence GTGATCGTCACCCGCCTTGACGAGGTCCGACTGCTGCACCGCGTGGACGAGTTGGCCGATCTGCTGGTCGACACGGTGGACGGCGGCGCCTCCATCGGGTTCCTCGCACCGATGGACCGGGCGGCGGCCGTCGCCTGGTGGAAGGAGCGGGCGGGCGCGGTGGCCGCGGGGTGTCTGGCGGTGTGGGCGGCGGACAACGGTCACCGCGCGGTCGGCACCGTCAGCCTGGCCTTTCCCGACAAGCCCAACTCCCGCCACCGCGCTGAGCTGGTCAAACTGATGGTGCACCGGGACGCGCGCGGGCACGGTCTCGGGCGGCGGCTCCTCGGCACCGCGGAGGAGGCCGCCCGCGCGGCCGGAATCACCCTGCTCCACCTGGACACCGAGACCGACAGCCCCGCCGAGCGCCTCTACGGCGGCGCCGGCTGGACCCGCGCCGGAGTCATCCCCGACTACGCGGCCGATCCCGGCGGTGTGCTGCGGCCGACGACCCTCTACTACAAGCGTCTCCGGGCGACCGCTGCGACCAGGTGA
- a CDS encoding helix-turn-helix domain-containing protein gives MKHDEPGPDPVDTRLGARLAALRAERGWSLGELAERSGVSRSTLSRAERAEISPTASLLNRLCGVYGRTMSQLLSEVEAEPALLIRGADQTVWEDRASGFVRRSVSPPHSGLRGELVEGRLAAGSDIAYDRPPVPGLEQHIWVLEGALDVAALDAEHHLGTGDCLRLRVWGPTRFRCAGPDPVRYVLAVVLP, from the coding sequence GTGAAACACGACGAACCCGGGCCCGACCCCGTGGACACCCGCCTCGGCGCCCGACTCGCCGCGCTGCGGGCCGAACGGGGCTGGTCGCTGGGCGAGTTGGCCGAACGCAGCGGTGTCAGCAGGTCCACCCTCTCCCGCGCCGAGCGGGCCGAGATCAGCCCCACCGCCTCGCTGCTGAACCGGCTGTGCGGGGTGTACGGGCGGACCATGTCCCAGCTGCTCAGCGAGGTCGAGGCCGAGCCCGCGCTGCTGATCCGGGGCGCCGACCAGACGGTGTGGGAGGACCGGGCCTCCGGGTTCGTACGGCGATCCGTGTCGCCGCCGCACTCCGGGCTGCGCGGCGAACTCGTCGAGGGACGGCTCGCCGCCGGTTCCGACATCGCCTACGACCGGCCGCCCGTGCCGGGCCTGGAGCAGCACATCTGGGTTCTGGAGGGTGCGCTCGACGTCGCCGCTCTGGACGCCGAGCACCACCTCGGCACCGGGGACTGTCTGCGGCTGAGGGTGTGGGGACCGACGCGGTTCCGGTGCGCGGGTCCCGACCCGGTGCGGTATGTGCTGGCGGTGGTCCTGCCGTGA
- a CDS encoding LysR family transcriptional regulator: MIEARRLHILRAVADHRTVTAAAAALYLTPSAVSQQLTALEQETGHRLVERGAKGVRLTPAGEILLSHTNAVLAQLERAEAELAAYSSGAAGTVTVASFATGIALVVAPAVARLASTAPGIHLRVQDAEGDASLPMVLDRQVDVAVAVEYRGAPPADDPRLAHVPLYAEPFDAVVPVSHRLAGAAEVPLAELAKDPWIGPYPGNPCHDVVVLACENAGFQPRLEHSSDDFRAVVALASADAGVALVPRSALIGMDLTGVVVRPVDGVAPTRRVFAAVRRGAEEHPLIRPVLDALGAVAGE; encoded by the coding sequence ATGATCGAAGCGCGGCGGCTCCACATTCTCCGTGCGGTGGCCGACCACCGCACGGTCACGGCGGCTGCCGCCGCGCTGTATCTCACCCCCTCCGCCGTCTCGCAGCAGCTCACGGCCCTGGAGCAGGAGACCGGCCACCGGCTCGTCGAGCGCGGTGCGAAGGGTGTACGGCTGACTCCGGCCGGCGAGATCCTGCTCAGCCACACCAACGCGGTCCTCGCCCAGCTGGAGCGGGCGGAGGCCGAGCTGGCCGCCTACAGCTCGGGCGCGGCCGGCACCGTCACGGTCGCCTCCTTCGCGACCGGGATCGCCCTGGTCGTGGCGCCCGCGGTGGCCCGCCTCGCCTCGACGGCCCCCGGCATCCACCTCCGCGTCCAGGACGCCGAGGGCGACGCCAGCCTGCCGATGGTCCTCGACCGGCAGGTCGATGTGGCGGTCGCCGTGGAGTACCGCGGGGCCCCGCCCGCCGACGACCCACGCCTGGCCCACGTGCCCCTGTACGCCGAGCCCTTCGACGCGGTCGTCCCGGTGAGCCACCGGCTGGCCGGCGCGGCCGAGGTGCCGCTGGCCGAGCTCGCCAAGGACCCGTGGATCGGCCCCTACCCGGGCAACCCCTGCCATGACGTCGTGGTCCTGGCCTGCGAGAACGCCGGATTCCAGCCGCGTCTGGAGCACTCGTCGGACGACTTCCGCGCGGTGGTGGCACTGGCGTCGGCGGACGCGGGGGTGGCGTTGGTACCGCGTTCGGCGCTGATCGGGATGGATCTCACCGGGGTGGTCGTACGGCCGGTGGACGGGGTCGCCCCGACGCGCCGGGTCTTCGCGGCCGTGCGGCGGGGTGCGGAGGAGCACCCCCTCATCCGTCCGGTGCTGGACGCGCTCGGAGCCGTTGCCGGGGAGTAG
- a CDS encoding glycine C-acetyltransferase produces MFDSVRDDLRATLDEIRAAGLHKPERVIDTPQSATVNVSAGGRPGEVLNFCANNYLGLADHPEVVAAAHAALDRWGYGMASVRFICGTQEVHKELEARLSGFLGQEDTILYSSCFDANGGVFETLLGPEDAVISDALNHASIIDGIRLSKARRFRYANRDLADLERQLKEAESARRKLIVTDGVFSMDGYVAPLKDICDLADRYDAMVMVDDSHAVGFVGPGGRGTPELHGVMDRVDIITGTLGKALGGASGGYVAARAEIVALLRQRSRPYLFSNTLAPVIAAASLKVLDLLESADDLRVRLRENTALFRRRMTEEGFDVLPGDHAIAPVMIGDASEAGRLAELLLERGVYVIGFSYPVVPQGQARIRVQLSAAHSTEDVNRAVDAFVAARAELAA; encoded by the coding sequence ATGTTCGACTCCGTGCGTGACGACCTGCGCGCCACCCTCGACGAGATCCGCGCCGCCGGCCTGCACAAGCCCGAGCGCGTGATCGACACCCCGCAGTCCGCGACGGTGAACGTCTCCGCGGGCGGCCGCCCCGGTGAGGTGCTCAACTTCTGTGCCAACAACTACCTCGGCCTCGCCGACCACCCCGAGGTCGTAGCCGCCGCCCACGCCGCCCTGGACCGCTGGGGCTACGGCATGGCCTCGGTCCGTTTCATCTGCGGCACGCAGGAGGTCCACAAGGAGCTGGAGGCGCGGCTGTCCGGCTTTCTCGGCCAGGAGGACACGATCCTGTACTCCTCCTGCTTCGACGCCAACGGCGGTGTCTTCGAGACGCTGCTGGGCCCCGAGGACGCGGTGATCTCCGACGCCCTGAACCACGCGTCCATCATCGACGGCATCCGGCTGTCCAAGGCCCGCCGCTTCCGGTACGCCAACCGTGATCTGGCCGATCTGGAACGGCAGTTGAAGGAGGCCGAGAGTGCCCGGCGCAAGCTGATCGTCACCGACGGCGTCTTCTCCATGGACGGTTACGTGGCGCCGTTGAAGGACATCTGCGACCTCGCCGACCGGTACGACGCCATGGTCATGGTCGACGACTCGCACGCCGTCGGCTTCGTCGGCCCCGGCGGCCGCGGCACCCCCGAGCTGCACGGCGTCATGGACCGCGTCGACATCATCACGGGCACCCTCGGCAAGGCGCTCGGCGGTGCCTCCGGCGGTTACGTCGCCGCCCGTGCCGAGATCGTCGCGCTCCTGCGTCAGCGCTCACGGCCGTACCTCTTCTCGAACACGCTCGCCCCGGTGATCGCCGCGGCCTCGCTGAAGGTCCTCGACCTGCTGGAGTCGGCGGACGACCTGCGGGTGCGGCTGCGGGAGAACACCGCGCTGTTCCGTCGCCGTATGACCGAGGAGGGCTTCGACGTCCTGCCCGGTGATCACGCCATCGCGCCCGTGATGATCGGGGACGCCTCCGAGGCGGGCCGTCTGGCCGAGCTCCTGCTGGAGCGCGGGGTGTATGTGATCGGTTTCTCGTACCCGGTGGTGCCGCAGGGGCAGGCGCGCATCAGGGTGCAGCTCTCGGCGGCTCACTCCACCGAGGACGTGAACCGCGCGGTCGACGCCTTCGTCGCGGCCAGGGCCGAGCTGGCGGCCTAG
- the tdh gene encoding L-threonine 3-dehydrogenase, translating into MKALVKEKAEPGLWLADVPEPAVGPGDVLIKVLRTGICGTDLHIRSWDGWAQQSIRTPLVLGHEFVGEVVETGRDVSEIAIGDRVSGEGHLVCGKCRNCLAGRRHLCRATVGLGVGRDGAFAEYVALPAANVWVHRVPVELDVAAIFDPFGNAVHTALSFPLVGEDVLITGAGPIGLMAAAVARHAGARNVVVTDVSEERLELARKIGVSLALNVSEARIADGQRELGLREGFDIGLEMSGRPEALRDMIANMTHGGRIAMLGLPAAEFPVDWARIVTSMITIKGIYGREMFETWYAMSVLLEGGLDLAPVITGRYGYRDFEAAFADAASGRGGKVILDWTN; encoded by the coding sequence GTGAAGGCGCTGGTCAAGGAGAAGGCCGAGCCCGGACTGTGGCTCGCGGACGTCCCGGAGCCCGCCGTCGGCCCCGGGGACGTCCTGATCAAGGTGCTGCGCACCGGCATCTGCGGCACCGATCTGCACATCCGGTCCTGGGACGGCTGGGCACAGCAGTCGATCCGCACGCCGCTCGTCCTGGGGCACGAGTTCGTCGGCGAGGTCGTGGAGACCGGGCGCGATGTCTCGGAGATCGCCATCGGCGACCGGGTGAGCGGCGAGGGGCACCTCGTCTGCGGCAAGTGCCGCAACTGCCTCGCCGGGCGGCGGCACCTGTGCCGGGCCACGGTCGGGCTCGGGGTGGGCCGGGACGGGGCCTTCGCCGAGTACGTCGCCCTGCCCGCCGCCAATGTGTGGGTGCACCGCGTCCCCGTCGAACTCGACGTGGCCGCGATCTTCGACCCGTTCGGCAACGCCGTGCACACCGCGCTGTCCTTCCCGCTGGTCGGCGAGGACGTGCTGATCACCGGCGCCGGCCCGATCGGACTGATGGCGGCGGCGGTCGCCCGGCACGCGGGTGCGCGCAACGTCGTCGTCACCGACGTCAGCGAGGAGCGCCTGGAACTGGCCCGCAAGATCGGCGTGAGCCTCGCGCTGAATGTCTCGGAGGCGCGGATCGCCGACGGACAGCGGGAGTTGGGCCTGCGCGAGGGCTTCGACATCGGCCTGGAGATGTCCGGTCGGCCGGAGGCCCTGCGCGACATGATCGCCAACATGACGCACGGCGGCCGGATCGCGATGCTGGGACTGCCGGCCGCGGAGTTCCCGGTCGACTGGGCCCGGATCGTCACCTCGATGATCACCATCAAGGGCATCTACGGCCGGGAGATGTTCGAGACCTGGTACGCGATGTCGGTCCTCCTGGAGGGCGGCCTCGACCTCGCCCCCGTGATCACCGGCCGGTACGGCTACCGCGACTTCGAGGCGGCGTTCGCCGACGCGGCGAGCGGCCGCGGCGGCAAGGTCATCCTCGACTGGACCAACTGA
- a CDS encoding GPP34 family phosphoprotein: MTTARDLAIVVLDVAADKPVEQGDLSLVLAGAEVLDLLDARALALDGDRILPLAPSPTGDRLLDEAAEALVRQEPYESVEDWLWRRGRGLSAAYVDDLERVGLTARSRRRRIPLRTGRTELVDSAARRQAEERRAAGEPVLAALVSAAGIGDEPGGELADDAATVLAAVGDAVMELEAVRQRKVIEDAAFDNVWRGY; this comes from the coding sequence ATGACCACCGCACGGGACCTCGCGATCGTCGTCCTCGATGTGGCCGCCGACAAGCCCGTGGAACAGGGCGATCTGTCGCTCGTTCTCGCGGGAGCCGAGGTGCTCGACCTCCTCGACGCCCGCGCCCTCGCCCTGGACGGCGACCGCATCCTGCCCCTGGCCCCGTCCCCCACGGGCGACCGTCTGTTGGACGAGGCCGCCGAGGCGCTCGTACGGCAGGAGCCGTACGAGTCGGTCGAGGACTGGCTGTGGCGCCGGGGCCGCGGGCTGTCCGCGGCGTACGTCGACGACCTGGAGCGGGTCGGGCTGACGGCCCGCTCACGGCGCCGCCGGATCCCGCTGCGGACCGGGCGGACGGAGCTGGTGGACTCGGCGGCGAGACGGCAGGCCGAGGAGCGCCGGGCGGCGGGGGAACCCGTCCTCGCCGCTCTGGTGTCCGCCGCCGGGATCGGTGACGAACCTGGCGGGGAGCTCGCCGACGACGCGGCCACCGTGCTGGCCGCGGTCGGGGACGCGGTGATGGAACTGGAGGCCGTGCGCCAGCGGAAGGTCATCGAGGACGCCGCGTTCGACAACGTCTGGCGCGGTTACTAG
- a CDS encoding GAF domain-containing protein: MSYDPPRPAGRLLLTPEDKEAPDRARRLRLLDLGERPEPALDAFAERLAERTGAPYAMVNFIGENRQFFAGLRIPVARTPADGEEAKPEVGRYMARDHGFCPHVVARRKALVLEDVRDYPRFAGNPVVDEFGIRSYLGAPLIDSAGMVLGTVCAADVQPRTWGKSGLETIKSSAAELAARLQRREADGLPVL; this comes from the coding sequence ATGAGCTACGACCCACCACGCCCGGCCGGTCGTCTGCTGCTCACCCCGGAGGACAAGGAGGCCCCGGACCGGGCGCGACGGCTGCGCCTGCTGGACCTCGGGGAACGCCCGGAGCCCGCTCTGGACGCCTTCGCCGAGCGGCTCGCCGAGCGCACGGGGGCGCCGTACGCCATGGTCAACTTCATCGGCGAGAACCGGCAGTTCTTCGCCGGTCTCAGGATTCCCGTGGCCCGGACCCCGGCGGACGGCGAGGAGGCCAAGCCGGAAGTGGGCCGCTATATGGCGCGCGACCATGGGTTTTGCCCCCATGTGGTCGCCCGCCGCAAGGCGCTGGTCCTGGAGGACGTCCGTGACTACCCACGCTTCGCGGGCAACCCGGTCGTCGACGAGTTCGGCATCCGTTCCTATCTGGGCGCGCCGCTCATCGACTCCGCGGGGATGGTGCTGGGCACGGTGTGCGCGGCGGACGTGCAGCCCCGGACGTGGGGGAAGTCCGGACTGGAGACCATCAAGTCGTCGGCGGCGGAACTGGCCGCGCGTCTGCAGCGACGGGAGGCCGACGGCCTCCCTGTGCTGTGA
- a CDS encoding GTP-binding protein: MDYDDSSDPFPTALKILVAGGFGVGKTTFVGAVSEIAPLSTEELLTTVSAATDSLDGIENKVETTVAMDFGRITLDPEHVLYLFGTPGQERFWFMWDELSEGALGAVILADTRRLEDCFAAVDFFEQRGLGFIVAINEFDGGYRYDPEEVRAAIDLPPEIPIVRCDARISSSGVQTLLTLVRHLIAHSPAPAPSHGAHM, encoded by the coding sequence ATGGACTACGACGACAGCTCTGATCCCTTTCCCACCGCACTGAAGATCCTGGTGGCGGGAGGGTTCGGGGTAGGCAAGACGACCTTCGTGGGCGCGGTCAGCGAGATCGCCCCCCTCAGCACGGAGGAACTGCTCACCACGGTCAGCGCCGCGACCGACAGTCTCGACGGTATCGAGAACAAGGTCGAGACGACGGTGGCCATGGACTTCGGAAGGATCACCCTCGATCCGGAACACGTCCTGTACCTGTTCGGCACGCCCGGGCAGGAGCGGTTCTGGTTCATGTGGGACGAACTCTCCGAGGGCGCGCTCGGCGCGGTGATCCTCGCCGACACCCGCAGACTGGAGGACTGCTTCGCCGCCGTGGACTTCTTCGAGCAGCGCGGCCTCGGATTCATCGTCGCGATCAACGAGTTCGACGGGGGGTACCGCTACGACCCCGAGGAGGTCCGCGCCGCCATCGACCTCCCGCCGGAGATCCCGATCGTGCGCTGCGACGCACGGATCTCCAGTTCCGGTGTGCAGACCCTGCTCACCCTCGTACGGCATCTCATCGCCCACAGCCCGGCGCCCGCGCCGAGCCATGGCGCCCACATGTGA
- a CDS encoding DUF742 domain-containing protein: MAAAGDGPWLDDAAGRLVRPFTVSNGRTRPSIAFDLLSHVRATGATPIGYLGPEHAQALDLCRAPVSVAEVAAHLKLPAVVTKVLLSDLVDCGALTTKPPEFTHNPTDRALLEAVLDGLRRQL, translated from the coding sequence GTGGCGGCGGCCGGCGACGGGCCCTGGCTCGACGACGCGGCCGGGCGGCTGGTGCGGCCCTTCACGGTCAGCAACGGCCGCACCCGGCCGTCCATCGCGTTCGACCTGCTGTCGCACGTGAGGGCCACCGGGGCCACCCCCATCGGCTACCTCGGCCCCGAGCACGCGCAGGCCCTCGACCTGTGCCGCGCGCCCGTCTCGGTCGCCGAGGTAGCCGCCCATCTCAAGCTGCCGGCGGTCGTCACCAAGGTGCTGCTGTCCGACCTCGTCGACTGCGGGGCGCTGACCACCAAGCCACCCGAGTTCACCCACAACCCGACTGACCGGGCTCTTCTGGAGGCAGTGCTCGATGGACTACGACGACAGCTCTGA
- a CDS encoding roadblock/LC7 domain-containing protein has product MASEAPTGHVSDLDWLMSGLVQRVPHTSSAVLLSCDGLVKSVHGLDGDSADHMAALASGLYSLGRSAGVRFGDGGDVRQVVVELDSTLLFVTTAGSGTCLAVLAGREADAAVLGYEMAMLVKSVRPYLVTAPRQHAVESPAMRP; this is encoded by the coding sequence ATGGCGAGCGAAGCGCCGACCGGCCATGTATCCGATCTCGACTGGCTGATGAGCGGCCTCGTGCAGCGCGTGCCGCACACCAGCAGCGCGGTCCTGCTGTCCTGCGACGGGCTCGTGAAGTCGGTCCACGGCCTCGACGGGGACAGCGCCGACCACATGGCGGCCCTGGCCTCCGGCCTCTACTCCCTCGGCCGCAGCGCGGGCGTCCGCTTCGGCGACGGCGGAGACGTCCGTCAGGTCGTCGTCGAACTCGACTCGACGCTGCTGTTCGTGACCACCGCGGGCTCCGGCACCTGTCTCGCCGTACTCGCCGGCCGTGAGGCCGACGCGGCGGTGCTCGGCTACGAGATGGCGATGCTCGTCAAGAGCGTGCGTCCCTACCTGGTGACCGCGCCCCGGCAGCACGCCGTCGAATCCCCGGCGATGAGGCCTTGA
- a CDS encoding ATP-binding protein, translating to MSHLRAPAARADRREGGRHGRPVARPAPSLPETHIRPQLLRLAVLPPTAVALSGCAAVLFTVRSTGARPSLILWGVLAGAVSVTLAAIVIAAVAADRAAKTVSDRVGALRRSSARREADLRVLVEGLRRGEIPPGRGPRSGPPDDADDFELLAADLARAHDGAVTAVVQAAQLSSQAGSEQKLEVFVNLARRLQSLVHREISILDELENEIEDPDLLKGLFHVDHLATRIRRHAENLAVLGGAVSRRQWSNPVSMTEVLRSAIAEVEQYSRVKLVPPIDGTLRGHAVADVIHLLAELVENATVFSAPHTQVLLRANLVTSGLAVEVEDRGLGMPVTEQHRMNALLADPDQVNVASLLADGRIGLFVVSQLAKRHGIHVRLQTNIYGGVQAVLVVPQTLLGSAPGAIGAQSPETAGRAVSAQGPAHPRTGHEARHRGAPAEPRPGTDPRRGTESGLNGSAAPTTKSGGAVPQGARVVRNGSGPGRNGSGRAPRDGDRASSGSGSMAEGAESLTHGSGGVPADDGAALDDGGAASSGGRRGPGGSDSLASGAGLFLNGGSEAPGNGGSAPSEGDRLSRGGGSSPDGGGSVSSGRGQVPGGSDFPSSGGGSFLNGGSAVPGGAGQVSGGRGFPSSGGGSFLGGGSGVPGGGGSVPGGGEAWSGGSGSTAGGVPGRKPDDGGTGPKGGGAHSGRPAPLPVRGARAERPTPAEAKPGIRPDDRRLVAEHVTAPPTPRTGTVRGTMGKPQLPRRRAQEHIAPQLRGGPTPRQDPEYPAGHDPGLMAAFQRGISLAEAQQHLEPAPGEPTTTLPAPRMGADPMDPAHTVSAHTAPGPMSSTPIPAPMDSVHMDPAHMGSAHPDTATTGRTHTDTSSESAPAPAPSASFDFGFDLDASHTDAAPRTDAAPRTDAAPRTDAARIDVTPMERPHISEAHGLDLDRTTPRHDGSAPAG from the coding sequence ATGTCTCACCTCCGTGCCCCGGCCGCACGCGCAGACCGCCGTGAGGGCGGGCGGCACGGGCGGCCGGTCGCCCGCCCCGCCCCCTCGCTGCCGGAGACGCACATACGGCCGCAATTGCTGCGGCTGGCCGTGCTCCCACCGACCGCGGTCGCCCTCAGCGGCTGCGCGGCCGTCCTGTTCACCGTCCGCTCCACCGGGGCACGACCCAGCCTCATTCTGTGGGGAGTCCTGGCCGGGGCCGTCTCGGTGACCCTCGCGGCCATCGTCATCGCCGCCGTGGCGGCCGACCGCGCCGCCAAGACGGTGAGCGACCGCGTCGGCGCGTTGCGCCGCAGCAGCGCGCGCCGCGAGGCCGACCTGCGGGTCCTGGTCGAGGGGCTGCGCCGCGGGGAGATTCCGCCGGGGCGCGGCCCTCGCAGCGGTCCGCCCGACGACGCCGACGACTTCGAACTGCTCGCCGCCGACCTGGCCCGCGCCCACGACGGGGCCGTCACCGCCGTCGTCCAGGCCGCCCAGCTCTCCAGCCAGGCCGGCAGCGAACAGAAGCTGGAGGTCTTCGTCAACCTGGCGAGGCGGCTTCAGTCGCTGGTGCACCGCGAGATCTCCATCCTCGACGAGCTGGAGAACGAGATCGAGGACCCCGACCTGCTCAAGGGGCTCTTCCACGTCGACCACCTCGCCACCCGGATCCGCCGGCACGCCGAGAACCTCGCCGTCCTCGGCGGTGCCGTCTCGCGTCGGCAGTGGAGCAACCCCGTCTCCATGACCGAGGTGCTGCGCTCCGCCATCGCCGAGGTCGAGCAGTACTCACGGGTCAAACTCGTGCCGCCGATCGACGGCACGCTGCGTGGGCACGCCGTCGCCGACGTCATCCATCTGTTGGCCGAACTCGTCGAGAACGCCACGGTGTTCTCGGCGCCGCACACTCAAGTGCTGCTGCGCGCCAACCTCGTGACCTCCGGGCTCGCCGTCGAGGTGGAGGACCGCGGACTCGGCATGCCCGTCACCGAACAGCACCGGATGAACGCCCTGTTGGCGGATCCCGACCAGGTCAACGTCGCGAGCCTGCTCGCCGACGGGCGCATCGGGTTGTTCGTGGTGTCACAGCTCGCGAAGCGGCACGGGATCCATGTCCGGCTCCAGACGAACATCTACGGTGGCGTCCAGGCCGTCCTCGTGGTGCCGCAGACGCTGCTGGGTTCGGCGCCGGGGGCGATCGGTGCGCAGTCGCCGGAAACCGCGGGTAGGGCCGTATCCGCGCAGGGGCCGGCCCATCCGCGAACCGGGCATGAGGCACGGCACAGGGGCGCGCCCGCCGAGCCGCGTCCCGGGACCGACCCGCGCCGGGGGACAGAGTCCGGACTCAACGGCAGTGCGGCGCCGACGACGAAGAGCGGCGGAGCGGTGCCGCAGGGCGCCCGGGTCGTGCGAAACGGCAGCGGGCCCGGACGGAACGGAAGTGGTCGCGCGCCGCGCGACGGTGACCGCGCCTCGAGTGGCAGCGGATCCATGGCCGAAGGTGCCGAGTCGCTGACGCACGGCAGCGGAGGCGTACCGGCCGACGACGGGGCTGCGCTGGATGATGGCGGGGCTGCGTCGAGCGGTGGGAGGCGTGGGCCCGGCGGCAGCGACTCCCTGGCGAGTGGCGCCGGGCTCTTTCTGAACGGTGGCTCGGAGGCCCCGGGGAACGGGGGGAGCGCTCCGAGTGAAGGCGACCGCCTGTCGAGGGGTGGCGGCTCTTCGCCGGACGGCGGCGGGAGCGTGTCGAGTGGCCGGGGGCAGGTGCCTGGCGGCAGCGACTTCCCGTCGAGTGGCGGTGGGTCCTTTCTGAACGGCGGCTCAGCGGTGCCGGGTGGTGCGGGGCAGGTGTCTGGCGGCCGTGGCTTTCCGTCGAGTGGCGGTGGGTCCTTCCTGGGCGGCGGTTCGGGGGTGCCGGGTGGTGGTGGGAGCGTTCCGGGTGGTGGCGAGGCCTGGTCCGGTGGGAGCGGGTCCACGGCCGGTGGCGTGCCCGGTCGGAAGCCCGATGATGGTGGAACCGGGCCGAAGGGCGGTGGAGCGCACTCGGGGCGGCCTGCGCCGCTGCCGGTGCGTGGGGCCCGTGCGGAGCGGCCGACGCCGGCCGAGGCCAAGCCCGGGATCAGGCCCGACGACCGGCGGCTGGTCGCGGAGCATGTGACCGCGCCGCCCACCCCCCGTACCGGGACCGTGCGCGGCACCATGGGCAAGCCCCAACTGCCCCGGCGCCGCGCTCAGGAGCACATCGCACCCCAACTGCGCGGCGGCCCGACGCCACGGCAGGACCCCGAGTACCCGGCCGGCCATGACCCAGGACTGATGGCGGCCTTCCAGCGCGGTATCAGCCTCGCCGAGGCCCAGCAGCACCTGGAGCCGGCCCCCGGCGAACCGACCACGACGCTGCCGGCGCCGCGGATGGGGGCCGACCCCATGGACCCGGCACACACGGTGTCCGCGCACACGGCCCCCGGCCCTATGAGCTCCACCCCCATCCCTGCCCCTATGGACTCCGTGCACATGGACCCGGCCCACATGGGATCGGCCCACCCAGACACGGCGACAACGGGCCGCACACATACGGACACCTCTTCGGAGTCCGCCCCGGCCCCCGCCCCGTCCGCCTCCTTCGACTTCGGCTTCGACCTCGACGCGAGCCACACGGACGCCGCCCCCAGGACCGACGCCGCCCCGAGGACCGACGCCGCCCCGAGGACCGACGCCGCCCGCATTGACGTAACTCCCATGGAGCGGCCCCACATATCCGAGGCGCACGGTCTCGATCTCGACCGCACCACCCCCCGGCACGACGGGAGCGCACCCGCCGGATGA